In Bacteroidia bacterium, a genomic segment contains:
- a CDS encoding ABC transporter permease — protein MRTILFILYKEFRQIFRNKAILPIIFVAPVLQLILLAYAANFEVKNLKLVVVDRDQSAVSRQLTGKFEGSAYFRVVGTSFSEAEVSRIMDEDRADLIIEIPAGFERQLFRENVNQIQLIANAIDGIKGGLAVAYSGQVIRDFNREMIARYGAKLLASPPQATVSISVNEAYWFNPKMDYKTFMVPGILALLVTMIGSFLSSMNIVREKEMGTIEQINVTPIRKYQFLLGKQLPFLVIALFEFGLGLIVAKLLYNIPFLGSIPLMFAFTTLYMTVILGLGLFISTFTETQQQAMFIAWFFMVIFIFLSGMFTAIENMPSWAQKITYFNPVRYFIEAIRMVMLKGAGLSDISRQIWTLAGYSILINGLAVWNYRKTV, from the coding sequence ATGCGGACAATATTATTCATCTTATATAAAGAGTTCCGGCAGATTTTCCGGAATAAGGCAATCCTGCCGATTATTTTTGTTGCGCCTGTGCTGCAGCTTATTCTGCTTGCCTATGCTGCCAACTTTGAGGTGAAAAACCTTAAGCTGGTGGTCGTTGACAGAGACCAGAGTGCAGTTTCCCGGCAGCTGACAGGTAAATTTGAAGGATCGGCTTACTTTCGTGTTGTGGGTACTTCTTTTTCTGAAGCAGAGGTTTCCCGGATCATGGATGAAGACAGGGCGGATCTGATTATTGAAATTCCGGCTGGTTTTGAGAGGCAGTTGTTTCGGGAGAATGTGAACCAAATACAGCTGATTGCCAATGCCATAGATGGAATTAAAGGTGGGCTTGCCGTGGCCTATTCCGGCCAGGTAATTCGCGATTTTAACCGGGAAATGATTGCCCGGTATGGCGCTAAACTCCTTGCCTCTCCCCCTCAGGCAACGGTAAGCATTTCTGTCAATGAGGCCTATTGGTTTAATCCCAAAATGGATTACAAGACCTTTATGGTTCCGGGCATTCTTGCGCTATTGGTGACAATGATTGGGAGCTTTCTTTCCTCGATGAATATTGTCAGAGAGAAGGAAATGGGCACAATTGAACAGATCAACGTAACGCCCATTCGCAAATATCAGTTCCTTCTTGGCAAACAGTTACCGTTTCTGGTTATTGCTTTGTTTGAGTTTGGGCTGGGGCTTATTGTCGCCAAACTCCTGTATAATATTCCCTTTCTGGGAAGTATTCCGCTCATGTTTGCCTTTACCACTTTGTATATGACGGTAATCCTCGGGCTGGGGCTATTCATTTCCACTTTTACTGAAACCCAGCAACAGGCCATGTTTATCGCCTGGTTTTTTATGGTAATTTTTATTTTCCTCAGCGGGATGTTTACCGCCATAGAGAATATGCCTTCATGGGCACAGAAAATTACCTATTTCAATCCCGTACGGTATTTTATCGAAGCGATCCGGATGGTGATGTTGAAGGGCGCCGGACTCAGCGATATTTCCAGGCAAATATGGACGTTGGCAGGGTACTCAATCCTGATTAATGGCCTTGCGGTATGGAATTATAGAAAGACTGTGTGA
- a CDS encoding DnaJ domain-containing protein translates to MFKDYYQILGISRTAKESEIKEAYRKLAMKYHPDSNSDEAAHQLFVDINEAYHILSDPDERRKYNHRYISKVTPPKPQHASSFEMTRAKRATRYARGRYSPRVRYRGAAYSGPKFNDINQEGEKTTTISQEFFSDDYRRTVISRKQGDLLGYTMYSRWVRVVASVLFVFCAGLIADFFLAESTPPETVKSKYEVDWSFSEPGVIRILTNRSRFGVLRENAEHLPVGSKVQVIKTPMGRIPVKAIIQSSEGYRQFSTYGGRYDDMNVLLLFSLGILCIATLVFRKNPEFNAYLGTATLALATVLLGIIFKA, encoded by the coding sequence ATGTTTAAAGATTATTATCAAATACTGGGTATCAGCCGTACGGCCAAAGAGTCTGAAATCAAGGAGGCTTACCGTAAGCTGGCAATGAAATATCATCCGGACAGCAATTCGGATGAAGCTGCACATCAACTTTTTGTGGATATCAACGAGGCTTATCACATCCTGAGTGATCCGGATGAAAGGCGGAAATACAATCACCGCTATATTTCCAAAGTTACCCCGCCTAAACCACAACATGCCAGTAGCTTTGAAATGACCCGCGCAAAGCGTGCTACCCGATATGCCAGGGGGAGATATTCTCCGCGTGTGCGTTACCGCGGTGCCGCCTATTCGGGACCCAAATTTAATGATATCAATCAGGAAGGTGAAAAAACGACTACCATTTCGCAGGAGTTTTTCAGCGATGATTACCGGCGTACCGTTATCAGTCGGAAGCAGGGTGATCTCCTGGGCTATACCATGTATTCCAGATGGGTGAGGGTGGTAGCTTCGGTATTGTTCGTTTTTTGTGCAGGGCTGATTGCTGATTTTTTTCTGGCGGAATCTACGCCTCCTGAGACCGTCAAGTCCAAATACGAAGTGGACTGGTCATTTTCAGAACCGGGTGTGATCCGAATCCTGACCAACAGGAGCCGGTTTGGGGTGTTGAGAGAAAATGCTGAGCACCTTCCTGTGGGTTCAAAAGTACAGGTTATCAAAACGCCTATGGGACGTATTCCCGTGAAAGCGATTATACAATCATCCGAAGGCTACCGGCAATTTTCTACCTATGGCGGAAGGTATGATGATATGAATGTTTTGCTCCTCTTTAGTCTGGGTATTTTGTGCATAGCTACGCTGGTTTTTCGGAAAAATCCGGAATTTAATGCATACCTGGGCACAGCAACCCTGGCACTTGCAACAGTCTTGCTGGGCATTATTTTTAAGGCCTAG
- a CDS encoding epimerase, producing the protein MKIKAIITGVTGMVGEGVLHECLLQPDVESVLVVGRRSCNMQHAKVTEIIHKDFFDFSSIEDQLKGYNACYFCLGVSSVGMKEDQYHQLTYDLTMSFAKTLLKLNPDMTFCYVSGSGTDSSEKGRSMWGRVKGKTENHLLNLGFKQAYMFRPGYIQPTPGLKNTLKMYRFFAPFYPIWKKVFGKYVSTLEEIGLAMINVTQRGYEKKILEVSDIVEVANR; encoded by the coding sequence ATGAAAATCAAAGCAATTATTACCGGAGTCACGGGCATGGTTGGCGAAGGGGTATTACACGAATGCCTGCTTCAGCCGGATGTCGAGTCTGTTTTGGTGGTAGGTCGAAGGTCATGCAATATGCAGCATGCCAAAGTAACCGAAATCATACATAAAGATTTTTTTGATTTTTCGTCAATTGAAGATCAACTCAAAGGCTATAATGCCTGTTATTTCTGCCTGGGTGTATCATCTGTCGGAATGAAAGAAGACCAGTATCACCAACTCACCTACGATCTCACCATGAGTTTTGCCAAAACTTTACTAAAACTCAATCCGGATATGACTTTCTGCTATGTTTCCGGATCGGGTACTGACAGTAGCGAAAAAGGCAGGAGTATGTGGGGCAGAGTCAAAGGCAAAACCGAAAACCATCTGCTGAATCTGGGTTTTAAACAAGCCTATATGTTTCGCCCGGGCTATATTCAGCCAACCCCCGGACTTAAAAACACGCTGAAAATGTACAGGTTTTTTGCACCTTTTTACCCCATTTGGAAAAAGGTTTTTGGTAAATATGTATCTACCCTTGAAGAAATTGGCCTGGCAATGATCAATGTTACGCAAAGAGGGTATGAAAAAAAGATATTGGAAGTTTCTGATATTGTCGAAGTAGCCAACAGATAA
- a CDS encoding alpha/beta hydrolase fold domain-containing protein produces MKKLLCFFVPLLFLTQSIYAQNCVPGPYRFPHFPGSVIDTNVVYGTVPNFGQVPVDLKMDVFTPAGDTSTQRPLIVWIHGGGFYGGNKAEIWQLCDSFTRRGYVTASISYRLGFYRQFDPILGEFQYPYCHDEAELSRAVYRAMQDAKGAIRYLRGHAGQYGIDTTHVFVGGESAGGFTALHAAFRDQAAEKPATADSLPPVTRSDLFGNLLFSAQRPDLGAVEGVLNLNGTSARVNGIINIYGAIEDTLLIASANDPALFQYHILQDPIVDCGTAKAYFQASGLIFPFTGAKAPLVHGACRIKDRVISVGYTDDRHKTYLRNPDLFANPPISPHNYSGEKAFLVDTLAAFLDHLRCIENTATGIENPEEPYPVSIFPNPAKDVVFFAFDPIAGEKTIARIFDLAGKEWFSGEIANGKEVNTRFLPSGIYLVKIISGEKFRVMRLLIE; encoded by the coding sequence ATGAAGAAGTTACTGTGTTTTTTTGTCCCCTTACTGTTTCTGACACAAAGTATTTATGCCCAAAACTGTGTACCGGGACCTTACCGGTTTCCACATTTTCCGGGGTCTGTGATCGATACCAATGTCGTGTATGGAACTGTGCCCAACTTCGGGCAGGTACCGGTCGATCTGAAAATGGATGTATTTACCCCTGCCGGAGATACCAGCACGCAGCGTCCGCTGATTGTCTGGATTCATGGAGGCGGTTTTTACGGAGGGAATAAAGCTGAGATCTGGCAGCTTTGCGATAGCTTTACCAGAAGAGGATATGTCACCGCTTCGATCTCCTACCGACTGGGATTTTACCGGCAGTTTGACCCAATTCTGGGAGAATTTCAATATCCATATTGTCATGATGAGGCAGAACTGTCCCGGGCAGTTTACCGGGCTATGCAGGATGCCAAAGGAGCTATACGATATCTCCGGGGCCATGCCGGGCAATATGGTATAGATACCACACACGTTTTTGTGGGGGGTGAAAGTGCCGGTGGATTTACAGCACTTCATGCAGCCTTCAGGGATCAGGCTGCCGAAAAACCGGCAACGGCAGATAGTCTGCCACCCGTTACCCGGTCAGACTTGTTTGGAAACTTGCTTTTCAGCGCACAAAGACCTGATCTTGGCGCTGTCGAAGGTGTCCTAAATCTTAATGGTACCAGTGCCCGGGTAAATGGCATTATCAATATTTATGGAGCCATTGAAGATACCCTGCTGATCGCATCTGCCAATGACCCTGCATTGTTTCAATACCATATCCTGCAGGATCCGATTGTAGATTGTGGTACCGCTAAAGCATATTTTCAGGCCTCCGGCCTGATATTTCCCTTCACCGGGGCGAAGGCGCCGCTTGTGCACGGGGCATGCCGGATCAAAGACCGGGTCATTTCAGTGGGTTATACCGACGACCGGCACAAAACCTATCTGAGAAATCCCGACCTTTTTGCCAATCCCCCCATCTCTCCACACAATTACAGTGGGGAAAAAGCTTTCCTGGTCGATACCCTGGCTGCTTTTCTCGACCATTTGCGCTGCATAGAAAATACGGCAACCGGCATTGAAAATCCGGAGGAACCTTATCCGGTCTCGATTTTCCCCAACCCGGCAAAAGATGTTGTCTTTTTTGCATTTGACCCCATAGCTGGCGAAAAGACCATTGCCCGTATCTTTGATCTTGCCGGAAAAGAATGGTTTTCAGGAGAAATCGCAAACGGAAAAGAGGTGAATACCCGATTTTTACCTTCGGGTATTTATCTTGTAAAAATTATATCCGGAGAAAAATTCCGGGTGATGAGACTGCTGATTGAGTAA
- a CDS encoding RagB/SusD family nutrient uptake outer membrane protein encodes MKSINKFSLRRLSMVGAVLFFLTSCQVTDLEPLAFFSETTAFSTADRAELAAIGMYNAAQSGTYAGGQVRGYPFGAANVEQSEMRGEDMVNQALFYQITYEATYTPFSANNVWMWNTLFTLINQANIVIEGAKGAQTEGLLPADVASAYEGEGRFMRAMAYHELLIHFARPYLENNGSSQGVPIRSVAINSASKVEDAIAQGRNSVAEVYDFILADLDFCESALPDTRSGIEKSVRATKGAAIALKTRVKLHKGDWAGVISEGNKIISAAAPFTSSIGGYALDGSLTGVYSNTSSEAVFYIDNATTDNPGVNGALPAMLGNPSQGGRGLVLISPQFYNNPLWLDSDLRRTMLSNNGRSYFTDKYTDKVGRSDSNPILRYAEVLLNVAEAEARTSGSVSTRALDLLNAVRNRAVTEEANQFTAGSFANANELISAILMERRIELLAEGKRWGDIHRLANDANFSTNGIPSKIRFADFAFTDYDLVNRPAVNNSVAAIPYSDFRFLWPIPADELAQNPTLAAQQNPGY; translated from the coding sequence ATGAAAAGCATTAATAAATTTTCCCTTCGCAGGCTGAGCATGGTAGGAGCAGTGTTGTTCTTCCTGACTTCCTGCCAGGTAACCGATCTTGAGCCTTTGGCTTTTTTCAGCGAGACCACGGCGTTCAGTACTGCTGACCGTGCCGAACTTGCCGCTATTGGTATGTATAATGCTGCCCAGAGTGGAACTTACGCAGGTGGACAAGTAAGAGGATATCCTTTTGGAGCTGCCAACGTTGAGCAGAGTGAAATGCGGGGTGAAGACATGGTAAACCAGGCGCTGTTTTACCAGATTACTTATGAGGCTACTTATACGCCTTTCTCCGCCAACAATGTCTGGATGTGGAATACTCTTTTCACCCTCATCAATCAGGCAAATATCGTCATCGAAGGCGCGAAAGGTGCGCAAACTGAAGGTCTCCTGCCGGCAGATGTGGCAAGTGCATACGAAGGAGAAGGCCGGTTTATGCGTGCCATGGCTTACCACGAGTTGCTGATCCACTTTGCCAGACCTTATCTGGAAAACAATGGATCAAGTCAGGGGGTACCCATTCGCAGCGTTGCCATCAACTCTGCTTCCAAAGTAGAAGATGCTATTGCCCAGGGTCGCAACTCTGTTGCCGAAGTATATGATTTTATCCTTGCCGACCTCGACTTTTGCGAGTCAGCACTGCCTGATACCCGCAGTGGCATCGAGAAATCTGTACGTGCTACCAAAGGCGCTGCAATTGCTCTCAAAACCCGTGTAAAACTTCACAAGGGAGACTGGGCAGGTGTCATTTCTGAAGGCAACAAAATCATTTCTGCTGCGGCTCCATTTACCAGCTCCATTGGTGGTTATGCACTTGATGGAAGCCTGACAGGAGTATACAGCAATACCTCCTCAGAGGCTGTCTTCTATATTGACAATGCGACTACCGATAACCCAGGGGTAAATGGCGCTTTGCCTGCTATGCTCGGCAATCCTTCTCAGGGCGGTCGTGGTCTGGTTCTGATCAGTCCACAATTCTACAACAACCCGCTCTGGCTGGATAGTGACCTTCGCCGTACGATGCTCTCCAACAATGGACGCAGCTACTTCACAGACAAATATACTGACAAAGTAGGTCGTTCTGACTCTAACCCGATCCTCCGGTATGCTGAAGTACTGCTCAACGTAGCGGAAGCAGAAGCAAGAACCAGTGGCAGCGTATCTACACGTGCACTCGATCTGCTCAATGCGGTACGCAACCGCGCAGTTACCGAAGAAGCAAATCAGTTTACCGCGGGCAGCTTTGCCAATGCCAATGAGCTGATTTCAGCCATCCTGATGGAGCGCCGTATCGAACTGCTTGCAGAAGGTAAACGCTGGGGGGATATCCACCGCCTGGCCAATGATGCCAACTTCAGCACCAATGGCATCCCTTCAAAAATACGTTTTGCTGACTTTGCCTTTACTGATTATGATCTGGTAAACCGTCCGGCAGTCAACAATAGCGTAGCGGCTATTCCATACAGCGACTTCCGCTTCCTCTGGCCGATTCCAGCTGATGAGCTTGCGCAAAACCCAACCCTGGCAGCGCAGCAAAATCCTGGTTACTAA
- a CDS encoding TonB-dependent receptor, which yields MKRLFLLVVISALSLSFIFAQRTVSGTVTDETTSQPLEGVAVLVKGTSIGMFTDASGKYSLVVPQDGDVLVFSLISHTRQEVEIGGRSVIDVVMSVTALQVDEVVVIGYGSLQRKSLTGSLTSIKGEDISSFPAPSFDQMLAGRAAGLQVTTNSGVLGEAPRIRIRGTNTISSGADPLIVIDNVPVVTGDQSGVTAQNVLADINPNDIESVEVLKDGSATAIFGSRAANGVILITTKRGKLGEGARVSYEANIGVNTAASRLDLLNANEFIEIANEKFRNAGQPDQAFPGPGNVDTDWQDLIFRNGITQTHNLSISGGAERTSYFFSTGFSDQQGALVANNLKRYAFRGNVDHTLNRAIKIGSSLSLTRSITEGLNTGSNALSGNLVGAARLLPNVRAFDPENTAFDGYNVTPDGAALGQDNNLRPVDNNFTNQAFVLANNQLRAANLRVLGNSYGELKIIDGLKLRSQIGVDMLNSESFLSYDPRHGDGRGANGLLIQQFVFVSLWNWQNTLNFNKIFADAHDVNFVAGYEAQKRLDRNFDAQGSDFSDLFFLQNNLIDGSYANQFSGGFAVPEGFESRFARLNYSYKGKYLLGLSYRIDKISSLSVDNRTASFFGTSAGYRISEESFFQNSVLSNIFSEMKIRGSYAQVGNTDIGDFPYLGQFGASQYGDLTGIAFTQAGNPDLQWESATNINVGVDFGFFNDRLGLVVNWFNNNVDNLVLARPTPPSTGVPGNSINQNVGAIKNSGIEVEVNALTVTKGGFSWSTAFNFAFIKNEILALNNDEDIIFTYHINRVNESIGTFYGFEWYGVNQANGNPIWVKADGSLVQYNVSTGQYRVYTEENPEDISTAGTLSAATDRKLLGNSNPLWQGGWNNTFSYKGLSLQLFFRYVGGNYIMNVTRQATLLNMGFQNNGREILDRWTAAGQETNVPKLYAGREAAINNTGAADSRFIEPGDFLRLQNATLSYELPRTLLSNVSSTGIRSARLFVQGQNLLTFTQYSGLDPELNSVIGTNSQFGLDNNTNPLVRTISGGISLGF from the coding sequence ATGAAAAGACTATTTCTTTTAGTCGTTATTAGTGCATTGTCGCTGAGTTTCATTTTTGCCCAGCGGACAGTGTCTGGTACGGTTACCGATGAGACAACCAGTCAACCGCTGGAAGGCGTTGCGGTGCTTGTCAAAGGAACCAGTATTGGGATGTTCACGGATGCATCAGGTAAATATAGCCTGGTTGTACCACAAGATGGAGATGTCTTGGTTTTTAGTCTGATCAGCCATACCCGCCAGGAGGTAGAAATCGGGGGTAGAAGTGTGATTGACGTTGTCATGTCTGTGACTGCGCTCCAGGTTGACGAAGTCGTAGTAATCGGGTACGGATCGCTTCAGCGGAAGAGCTTAACCGGTTCACTCACATCCATCAAAGGTGAGGATATTTCTTCCTTCCCCGCACCCAGCTTCGACCAGATGCTGGCAGGGCGTGCAGCCGGTCTTCAGGTTACTACCAACAGTGGGGTATTGGGAGAAGCACCACGAATCAGAATTCGCGGTACAAATACCATTTCCTCCGGTGCAGATCCACTGATCGTTATTGACAACGTACCCGTTGTTACCGGCGACCAGAGTGGTGTTACCGCTCAAAACGTGTTGGCAGACATCAACCCCAACGACATCGAGTCTGTCGAAGTGTTGAAAGATGGTTCTGCAACAGCAATTTTTGGTTCACGCGCTGCAAATGGCGTTATTCTTATCACTACCAAACGCGGTAAACTCGGCGAAGGCGCAAGAGTAAGCTACGAAGCCAACATTGGTGTCAACACAGCGGCGAGCCGCCTTGACCTCCTCAATGCCAATGAGTTTATTGAAATTGCCAACGAAAAATTCAGAAATGCAGGCCAGCCTGACCAGGCTTTTCCAGGTCCCGGTAATGTTGACACTGACTGGCAGGATCTGATCTTCCGCAACGGTATCACTCAGACACACAATCTTTCAATCAGTGGCGGAGCTGAACGTACCAGCTACTTCTTCTCTACAGGTTTTTCTGACCAGCAGGGCGCGCTGGTAGCCAACAACCTCAAGCGTTATGCATTCCGCGGAAACGTAGATCACACCCTCAACCGTGCGATCAAGATCGGTTCCAGCCTCAGCCTTACCCGCAGTATCACCGAAGGCCTGAACACCGGCAGCAACGCGCTCTCCGGTAACCTCGTAGGTGCTGCACGTCTTCTCCCCAACGTAAGAGCTTTTGATCCGGAAAATACTGCATTTGACGGATACAACGTTACGCCTGACGGAGCCGCACTGGGACAGGACAACAACCTCCGCCCTGTGGACAACAACTTTACCAACCAGGCTTTTGTACTGGCCAATAACCAGCTCCGCGCTGCGAACCTTCGCGTATTGGGCAATAGCTATGGCGAATTGAAAATCATCGATGGATTGAAACTACGCAGCCAGATCGGGGTGGACATGCTCAACAGCGAAAGCTTCCTGAGCTACGATCCCCGTCATGGTGATGGCCGCGGTGCCAATGGTCTGCTGATTCAGCAATTTGTATTCGTCTCCCTCTGGAACTGGCAAAACACCCTGAATTTCAACAAAATATTTGCAGATGCGCATGATGTGAATTTTGTTGCAGGTTATGAGGCTCAGAAACGTCTGGATCGCAACTTTGACGCTCAGGGAAGCGATTTTTCCGACCTGTTTTTCCTCCAGAATAACCTGATCGATGGTTCCTACGCCAACCAGTTTTCTGGTGGATTCGCTGTACCAGAGGGATTTGAATCAAGGTTTGCCAGGTTAAATTATAGCTACAAAGGGAAATACCTATTAGGCTTGTCTTATCGCATAGATAAGATTTCCTCTCTTTCCGTAGATAACCGTACAGCATCCTTTTTTGGTACATCAGCCGGATACCGGATTTCAGAAGAAAGTTTCTTCCAGAACTCTGTGCTCTCCAATATTTTCTCCGAAATGAAAATCCGTGGCAGCTACGCTCAGGTAGGTAATACCGATATTGGAGACTTCCCTTATCTTGGCCAGTTCGGTGCTTCTCAGTACGGCGACCTTACCGGCATAGCCTTCACCCAGGCTGGTAACCCCGATCTTCAGTGGGAGTCAGCTACAAATATCAACGTAGGCGTTGATTTTGGATTTTTTAATGATCGTCTCGGTTTGGTGGTCAACTGGTTTAACAACAACGTGGACAACCTCGTACTGGCAAGACCTACACCTCCCTCCACAGGTGTTCCCGGCAACAGCATTAACCAAAACGTAGGTGCGATCAAAAACTCCGGAATTGAAGTAGAAGTGAATGCCCTGACCGTTACCAAAGGTGGATTTTCATGGAGCACTGCATTTAACTTTGCGTTCATCAAAAATGAAATCCTGGCTCTTAACAATGACGAGGACATCATTTTTACCTACCATATCAACCGTGTCAATGAATCTATCGGTACATTCTACGGTTTTGAATGGTATGGCGTAAACCAGGCCAATGGAAACCCGATCTGGGTAAAAGCTGATGGAAGCCTTGTACAATACAATGTAAGCACCGGCCAGTACCGGGTTTATACAGAGGAAAACCCTGAAGATATTTCTACTGCCGGTACACTGAGTGCAGCTACCGATCGTAAGTTGCTTGGAAACTCAAACCCATTGTGGCAGGGAGGCTGGAACAATACTTTCAGCTATAAAGGATTGAGTCTTCAACTGTTCTTCCGCTATGTAGGTGGAAACTATATCATGAACGTTACCCGTCAGGCTACCCTCCTCAATATGGGTTTCCAGAACAACGGACGTGAAATTCTTGATCGCTGGACAGCAGCAGGTCAGGAAACCAATGTGCCAAAACTCTACGCTGGTCGCGAAGCTGCCATCAACAACACTGGTGCAGCTGACAGCCGCTTTATCGAGCCCGGAGACTTCCTCCGTCTGCAGAACGCAACCCTTTCTTATGAGTTGCCAAGAACGTTGTTGAGCAATGTTTCCTCGACTGGAATTCGTTCTGCCCGCCTGTTTGTGCAGGGACAAAACCTGTTGACTTTCACTCAGTATTCAGGATTAGATCCAGAATTAAACTCCGTGATTGGTACCAACAGCCAGTTTGGTCTCGACAACAACACCAACCCGCTTGTAAGAACAATTTCCGGCGGTATCAGCCTTGGTTTCTAA
- a CDS encoding plastocyanin/azurin family copper-binding protein: MKYFITFTITLCLIAGLFAQPNAREAEFYRIESLPIPSDIVLEVGGMTFNNRDQLTVCTRRGEVWEIENPYTNSPRFHRFASGLHEPLGIAWTQNQYYVTQRSELTRLRDNNNDGRADLYETVYSWPLSGNYHEYSYGPLILPNGDMILTLNLGWAGRGVSWAPWRGWMIKVTPDGQMTPIATGFRSPAGFGFNAEGDIFYAENQGDWVGSGRMTHVEPGDFVGNPSGLRWASDPASPVKVKEADVPDGQGTLYEAGQKVPGIKPPAVWFPHTLMGISTSDIKTILAGTAFGPFAGQMLVGDQGHSKVMRVFEEKIDGVWQGICFPFLEGFASGILRLEWGKNGVLFVGMTSRGWSATGTDPYGIQRVKWTGKTPFEMKAVYAKPDGFEIEFTQPVDAATASALNSYSLTSFTYNYHHIYGSPVVDKQPCEIHKAELSSDRTRVRLYATGIRQGFIHEIKASGVQAGGKSLLHETGYYTLNRIPSGAKMAMEAHMNHTASSTAEIVYDPAKYIPKIPADWGGKPDQVLVISVLPGLKFDKTELEVRAGAKVKLEFNNPDDMQHNLVIGKPGSMEAITKQSLELGLDRSNRGYIPESDLILFHTSLMQPHSVESIYFRAPDQPGVYDFLCTYPGHAMVMRGKLRVL, translated from the coding sequence ATGAAATATTTCATAACCTTCACCATAACACTCTGCCTGATTGCTGGCCTCTTTGCACAGCCCAATGCCAGAGAAGCAGAATTTTACCGGATTGAATCGCTGCCCATCCCTTCCGACATCGTATTGGAAGTAGGGGGAATGACATTCAATAACCGCGATCAGCTGACAGTCTGTACCCGTAGAGGAGAGGTATGGGAAATCGAAAACCCTTACACCAATTCTCCGCGCTTTCACCGTTTTGCCTCCGGCCTGCATGAGCCGTTGGGGATTGCCTGGACACAAAACCAATACTATGTAACCCAGCGAAGCGAGCTGACCAGGTTGCGGGACAACAACAACGACGGAAGAGCGGATTTGTACGAGACGGTATATAGCTGGCCACTTAGTGGCAATTATCACGAATATTCCTATGGGCCACTGATTTTACCCAATGGCGATATGATCCTGACCCTCAACCTGGGTTGGGCAGGAAGAGGCGTAAGCTGGGCCCCCTGGAGAGGGTGGATGATAAAAGTTACCCCTGACGGACAGATGACGCCTATTGCAACAGGATTCCGCTCACCGGCAGGGTTTGGATTTAACGCCGAAGGTGATATTTTCTATGCCGAAAATCAAGGAGACTGGGTAGGTTCCGGGCGAATGACGCATGTGGAACCGGGAGATTTTGTAGGCAATCCCAGCGGACTGCGCTGGGCATCAGATCCGGCTTCACCGGTGAAAGTAAAAGAGGCTGATGTTCCCGACGGACAAGGCACACTTTATGAAGCCGGACAAAAAGTACCCGGCATCAAACCACCTGCAGTCTGGTTTCCACACACCCTGATGGGAATTTCCACCTCCGATATTAAAACGATCCTGGCGGGTACTGCTTTTGGTCCTTTTGCCGGCCAGATGCTGGTAGGCGATCAGGGGCATAGCAAAGTGATGCGTGTATTTGAGGAAAAAATTGACGGGGTATGGCAGGGCATTTGTTTTCCATTTCTGGAAGGATTTGCATCGGGTATTCTTCGACTGGAGTGGGGGAAAAATGGCGTGTTGTTTGTGGGCATGACCAGTCGCGGCTGGTCGGCAACCGGTACCGATCCCTACGGCATTCAACGGGTGAAATGGACAGGCAAAACTCCTTTTGAGATGAAGGCCGTATATGCCAAACCCGACGGGTTTGAAATTGAATTTACTCAGCCGGTTGATGCAGCAACAGCCAGCGCTCTGAATAGTTATTCTCTCACAAGTTTTACCTACAACTACCATCATATTTATGGCAGTCCTGTAGTGGATAAACAACCCTGTGAAATCCACAAAGCAGAATTATCTTCTGACCGGACCCGGGTGAGATTATATGCAACAGGAATCAGACAAGGTTTTATCCACGAAATCAAAGCTTCAGGTGTGCAGGCAGGCGGAAAGTCACTTCTTCACGAAACCGGTTATTATACACTAAACCGTATCCCGTCAGGTGCAAAAATGGCCATGGAAGCGCATATGAACCATACAGCCAGCAGCACTGCTGAAATTGTTTATGACCCGGCCAAATACATTCCTAAAATCCCCGCAGACTGGGGAGGAAAACCAGACCAGGTTCTGGTCATATCCGTTTTGCCCGGATTAAAATTTGACAAAACAGAACTGGAAGTACGGGCAGGAGCAAAGGTAAAGCTGGAATTTAACAATCCCGACGACATGCAGCACAACCTGGTCATTGGCAAGCCAGGGTCAATGGAGGCGATTACCAAACAAAGCCTGGAGCTCGGGCTGGACCGAAGCAACAGAGGGTATATACCCGAATCCGATCTGATCCTCTTTCACACCAGTCTGATGCAGCCTCATTCGGTCGAATCCATATATTTTCGCGCACCTGACCAGCCCGGTGTTTATGATTTTTTATGCACTTATCCGGGACATGCGATGGTTATGAGAGGAAAATTAAGGGTACTTTAA